Genomic window (Magnolia sinica isolate HGM2019 chromosome 10, MsV1, whole genome shotgun sequence):
aaaagttaaaaataaaaaataaaaaataaaaaataaaaataaaaagactcATCTAGGcacgtttggatgctcaatttataaattgaattgcaattcattAGAGAGGCACCATTTTAATTCACAGTCTAACTCACTGCGAATGACTCGATGGAacccaaaatcaaaatttcctgTCCTTCAATTTGGTCTTGAAACAACAGCAATcccaattattacaattcaattcgATTGGGCATCCAAACATGGCCTGTTGTTCCACAGTTACCTTCGGTTTTCAACGAAATAATTGTTGAAAAATGCCAGCCTCCTGCTCTGCAGCTCTCTGCACCTCTCCAAATACCCCTTCAAAAATGGTCTAAGGAAAGGAATGAACTCCCCATAATTATACTCAAAGCTCTGCGACAGTCGACTCCTCTCCGAATTGAAGTGGGTCGCCTGTATGAACAACGGATCATCCATCGACTCGAACCTCGAATCGAACATCATCCGATACATGATGTTGTAGAGCATCAGCTGCAACCGCCTCCGGATCACCAGGCCTTCGGTCCGCACACTCACGTCTGTCCACAGGTCCTTCACAACGTGGTCCATCTCCTCCTCCCACATGCTCCTATAGTGGCGGACGACCTTGTTAGTGAAGAATGGGACGGTCATTATCCGTCGCATTTTCCGCCAGTGATCTCCATAGATTGTGAAGGCCATGTCCTGCCCATTGCCCGTAAATATGTCAAAGACGACATTTTGTGGGCGGGACCCAAATTCGACGCCTTGGGTGTGTAGGACCTCATTGGCGAGGTTCGGGTCCGACACGACGACTAAGTTCCTGGTGCCAAGCTTTAGAAGGAAGAGGCGGCCGTACTTTTGGGACAAGGAGGCCAGGAACCTGTGGCTGAGATCATTGCCAACTTGGAGCCAATTTCCAAAGAGTGGGAAGGAGGGTGGGCCAGGGGGGAGGTTGGGTTGCTTGAAATAGGataggagaggagagagaaagaggaggagagagaatGTGATGGGGAGGAGTTTTGAAAGGGTGGTGAGGGAGGGAAATAAGACAACGGTCAATGTAACAAGGCTCACTAATACAAGACTACAAAAGGCAGGTTTTATTAGAAAGGTGGCCATGTGTGGAAGTGGGTGTGTGAAAGAGAGAGGGGCTATGGTTTTGAATGAAGGGGAACGTATTTATAGGAGAATGGAAGaaaaggtaggaaggtgggtgaTTATGAATGGTTTTAGAGGAATCCTGGGCTCTGTTTAAATCAAGGTAAGAGGATTGGATGAGAGATGTTCAAGTCAagttgggagcggattagggCCGGCACCTGCGTCACCCAAGACGGCGAGCcgtcactgtggggtccaccttgatgtatttattctaaaatCCACTGCCTCAATCAGtttctacagatcattttagggcgtaattaaaattttaaaaaaatgaagcagacccaaatcttaagtcgaccacaccgtaggaaacagtggtgaatgactgttaaaaacttattgtgggccagaaaagttctggatcaaaaagatatttgttttttca
Coding sequences:
- the LOC131217571 gene encoding cytochrome P450 CYP73A100-like, encoding MATFLIKPAFCSLVLVSLVTLTVVLFPSLTTLSKLLPITFSLLLFLSPLLSYFKQPNLPPGPPSFPLFGNWLQVGNDLSHRFLASLSQKYGRLFLLKLGTRNLVVVSDPNLANEVLHTQGVEFGSRPQNVVFDIFTGNGQDMAFTIYGDHWRKMRRIMTVPFFTNKVVRHYRSMWEEEMDHVVKDLWTDVSVRTEGLVIRRRLQLMLYNIMYRMMFDSRFESMDDPLFIQATHFNSERSRLSQSFEYNYGEFIPFLRPFLKGYLERCRELQSRRLAFFNNYFVENRRKTMSTDGDRPKITCAIDHILEAERKGEINEKNVLYIVENINVAAIETTLWSMEWAIAELVNHPAVQSKLRAEISTFLGENPITESNLHKLPYLQAIVKETLRMHTPIPLLVPHMNLEEAKLDGYTIPKGSKVVVNAWWLANNPAWWNDPDEFRPERFMEEEAETETVIGGKVDFRYVPFGVGRRSCPGIILALPILGLVIGKLVSNFELHLPKGMDKKGGQFSLHIANHSTVVFKPIKG